Proteins found in one Miscanthus floridulus cultivar M001 chromosome 4, ASM1932011v1, whole genome shotgun sequence genomic segment:
- the LOC136549505 gene encoding wall-associated receptor kinase 2-like, producing the protein MKHLVVIAQVPFWFVTTLALAFSEPVPFHLPVVAADDAAAQPMPAPRPADCPSMCGDVHIPYPFGIGGNCAWSGLDEFTLICNRSFSPPRPYLGDFEVMSIALDAGEMRVVGSVSYICYNSSTTAIANGIIGWTFTFGAPFLVSQKRNAFTAIGCHTMAYVSGGDEGSYGYHTGCITSCQSLHAAAQDGDECTGLGCCQTSIPANISRVDVSLRHSRKETNPAWRYSPCSYAFVAEKSWYHFRRRDLTRVGNKNFTDRIGDRSIPLVLDWAIRSNGSCHIQLEDDNGGESAKPVALACVSANSHCVNATQGSGYLCRCSKGYKGNPYFVGGCTINECELRKSNPARYEKLYPCHSGSTCYDTQGDYMCKCKFGLKGDGKTNKGCQLIIPEYAVAIVGTFVASVLACLVVMEIKRRKQKKFFDKNGGEILKSMGINIFTEGQLKKITNRYSTPIGEGAFGKVFMGIIDATQRVAVKRSHVKGEALRQEDFVNEITIQFRISHANLVRLVGCCLETNIPMLVFEFVPNGSLYNVLHGAGKTHMLLLPVRLDIALGSAQALAYMHSHGSHNHVHGDVKSGNILLDENLTPKVSDFGSSKLVSIAIHANWSVAGDMNYIDPVYIKTGRFTEKSDVYSFGVVLLELITRKTAKYDGCRSLPIDFIMSCKDQGKRRAMYDRDILCEDGDDGQSYVNMECLDRVGELAVRCLKEDVEERPTMVEVVEVLKQVKSIACRCSCSHASYETCTVKLN; encoded by the exons ATGAAACACCTGGTAGTCATAGCACAAGTGCCCTTCTGGTTCGTCACTACCCTTGCCCTAGCATTTTCCGAACCAGTGCCATTTCACCTCCCGGTGGTGGCCGCTGATGATGCCGCCGCACAACCGATGCCAGCTCCACGACCTGCGGACTGCCCTAGCATGTGCGGCGACGTGCACATCCCCTACCCTTTCGGCATCGGCGGCAACTGCGCCTGGTCGGGCTTAGATGAGTTCACCCTCATCTGCAACCGTAGCTTTAGCCCTCCGAGACCATACCTCGGTGACTTCGAGGTCATGAGCATCGCTCTGGACGCCGGCGAGATGCGCGTCGTCGGCTCCGTGTCGTACATCTGCTACAACTCGTCCACCACCGCCATAGCCAACGGGATCATCGGCTGGACATTCACCTTCGGAGCGCCGTTTCTAGTCTCGCAGAAGCGCAACGCCTTCACGGCCATCGGCTGCCACACGATGGCATATGTGAGTGGCGGGGATGAAGGGAGCTACGGCTACCACACCGGCTGCATCACCTCGTGCCAGAGCTTGCATGCTGCGGCGCAGGACGGCGACGAGTGCACGGGGCTTGGCTGCTGCCAGACGTCCATCCCCGCCAACATCAGTAGGGTAGATGTCTCCTTGAGGCACAGCCGCAAAGAGACAAATCCTGCGTGGAGATACAGCCCCTGCAGCTACGCCTTCGTCGCCGAGAAAAGCTG GTACCACTTCAGACGTAGAGACCTCACTCGTGTTGGGAACAAGAACTTTACTGACCGTATTGGAGACAGAAGCATACCTTTGGTGCTTGACTGGGCCATCAGGAGTAATGGATCCTGCCATATCCAACTGGAGGATGATAATGGCGGAGAGTCAGCAAAACCAGTAGCTCTAGCCTGCGTGAGCGCCAACAGCCACTGTGTAAACGCCACACAGGGTTCTGGGTATCTATGCAGGTGCTCCAAGGGATACAAGGGCAACCCCTACTTCGTTGGTGGATGCACAA TTAATGAGTGTGAGCTTCGAAAATCAAATCCTGCAAGATATGAAAAATTATATCCTTGTCACAGTGGTAGTACGTGCTATGACACACAGGGTGATTACATGTGCAAATGCAAATTCGGTCTCAAAGGTGATGGTAAAACTAACAAAGGATGTCAGCTCATAATCCCAGAATATGCAGTTGCGATAGTAG GAACATTTGTTGCCTCCGTTCTAGCATGCCTTGTGGTTATGGAGATTAAGAGGCGAAAGCAAAAGAAGTTTTTTGATAAAAATGGTGGTGAAATACTAAAGAGCATGGGCATTAACATCTTCACGGAGGGACAACTAAAGAAGATCACAAACCGCTACAGCACACCGATTGGAGAAGGTGCCTTCGGCAAGGTCTTCATGGGGATAATTGACGCCACCCAACGGGTCGCAGTTAAGCGCTCCCATGTGAAAGGCGAGGCACTCCGTCAAGAGGACTTTGTGAATGAGATCACCATCCAGTTCCGGATCAGCCATGCCAACTTGGTGCGCCTTGTCGGGTGCTGCCTAGAGACGAATATCCCCATGCTCGTCTTCGAGTTTGTTCCCAACGGAAGCCTCTACAATGTCCTCCATGGCGCCGGCAAGACTCACATGCTACTGCTACCAGTACGCCTAGACATTGCCCTAGGCTCTGCGCAGGCTCTCGCCTACATGCACTCGCATGGCAGCCACAACCATGTCCATGGGGATGTCAAGTCTGGCAACATTCTCCTGGACGAGAACCTCACACCCAAGGTCTCTGACTTTGGGTCATCCAAGCTCGTCTCAATCGCCATACATGCCAACTGGTCAGTGGCTGGGGACATGAACTACATAGACCCAGTGTACATCAAGACGGGCCGGTTCACAGAGAAGAGTGATGTTTATAGCTTTGGGGTGGTGCTGTTAGAGCTCATCACTCGGAAGACGGCCAAGTATGACGGGTGCAGGAGCCTCCCCATAGACTTCATCATGTCCTGCAAGGACCAAGGCAAAAGAAGAGCCATGTATGATAGAGACATCCTATGCGAAGACGGCGACGACGGTCAATCCTATGTCAACATGGAGTGCCTTGATAGGGTTGGTGAGCTTGCGGTAAGATGCCTCAAGGAAGATGTGGAGGAGAGACCAACAATGGTAGAAGTAGTGGAGGTGCTtaagcaagtgaagtcaatagCCTGCAGATGCTCATGTTCTCATGCCAGTTATGAAACCTGCACGGTCAAGCTCAACTAG
- the LOC136551085 gene encoding transcription factor BHLH094-like: MPASSPTGNFKLFFSVAIGESHRISSEPLTPLAARASHLPSRSRSRARLPPPRRRMDPASSVAAELWRPTPHHHHLASAAGRPHLEASSSVVTAAARSGSGGGSSSRRRPRRDTAAPAEEEPSKLVSTSGTAASSSAAGGRDSADPEAKRLKQMAPSQNNDRRTTEAGTNSGNASKSVVKKPAPKEPPKDYIHVRARRGQATDSHSLTERARREKISERMKVLQDIVPGCNKVIGKASVLDEIINYIQSLHRQVEFLSMKLEAINAHMNNATVAFPTKDFGAPPYNTAPSLTLDPQTPREYAQGSMSDWLHMQIGNAYERVT, encoded by the exons ATGCCAGCTAGCAGCCCCACCGGAAATTTCAAATTATTTTTCTCAGTCGCGATCGGCGAGTCGCATCGGATCTCCTCTGAGCCTCTCACTCCTCTGGCAGCCAGAGCCAGCCACCTCCCATCCCGATCTAGGAGCCGAGCTCGTCTGCCTCCCCCGAGGCGGCGCATGGATCCCGCCTCCTCGGTGGCCGCCGAGCTCTGGCGGCCgacgccgcaccaccaccacctcgccTCTGCTgccggccgtccccacctcgaGGCCTCCTCCTCCGTcgtcaccgccgccgcccgctccGGGTCCGGGGGCGGCTCCAGCAGTCGCAGGAGGCCGCGGCGCGACACCGCGGCGCCGGCCGAGGAGGAGCCGTCCAAGCTCGTTTCCACGTCCGGCACCGCCGccagcagcagtgcagcaggcgGCCGGGACTCG GCTGACCCAGAAGCAAAACGGTTGAAGCAGATGGCACCTAGTCAAAATAATGACAGAAGAACGACAGAAGCTGGAACAAATTCAGGGAACGCTAGCAAGTCCGTGGTTAAGAAGCCTGCACCTAAAGAGCCACCAAAAGACTACATTCATGTGAGGGCTAGAAGAGGTCAAGCAACGGACAGCCATAGCCTCACAGAAAGA GCACGACGAGAGAAGATAAGTGAACGGATGAAAGTTCTTCAAGATATTGTCCCTGGATGCAATAAG GTTATCGGGAAAGCATCAGTCCTTGATGAGATAATAAATTACATCCAGTCTTTACATCGTCAAGTGGAG TTTTTGTCCATGAAACTTGAAGCCATTAATGCTCATATGAACAATGCGACTGTAGCTTTTCCAACAAAAGAT TTTGGTGCTCCCCCATATAATACTGCTCCTAGTCTGACGTTGGATCCACAAACACCAAGGGAATACGCCCAGGGCTCGATGTCAGATTGGCTTCACATGCAGATTGGCAATGCATATGAAAGAGTGACATGA